A DNA window from Solanum lycopersicum chromosome 3, SLM_r2.1 contains the following coding sequences:
- the LOC101264406 gene encoding uncharacterized protein isoform X1: MYGSRRAMLGSGGVSDGYENGSKRPRMMESNPCFAVSSGSSGYHQPYGYGSGRFQPSGFPVVRLRGLPFNCTEIDIHKFFAGLDIVDVFLVNKDGRFVGEAFVVFAGHMQVDYALQRDRQNMGRRYVEVFSCKKEEYYQAVAAEVKEGGKDNEYRSPPLSRPKRSVNKDDMEYSVILKLRGLPYSVRKTDIGRFFGEEFNVKPDKVHIAYRSDGKATGEAYVEFASTEEAKKAMCKDNMKIGSRYIELFPSHPDEARRAESRSQH, encoded by the exons ATGTACGGATCAAGAAG GGCAATGTTGGGGAGCGGGGGGGTTTCGGACGGGTACGAGAATGGCTCAAAGAGACCAAGAATGATGGAATCAAATCCCTGCTTCGCAGTGAGCAGCGGTTCAAGCGGTTATCACCAGCCTTATGGCTATGGCAGCGGCAGATTTCAGCCCTCTGGATTTCCTGTTGTTCGTTTGAGGGGTCTTCCGTTCAACTGCACTGAAATTGACATTCACAAGTTCTTTGCTGGCCTGGATATTGTGGATGTTTTCCTGGTCAACAAGGATGGACGGTTCGTTGGGGAGGCTTTTGTTGTCTTTGCTGGTCATATGCAAGTTGATTATGCTCTTCAAAGGGACAGACAGAACATGGGGAGGAGATATGTGGAAGTTTTCAGCTGTAAGAAAGAAGAGTATTACCAAGCTGTAGCTGCTGAGGTGAAGGAAGGAGGTAAGGATAATGAATATCGTTCCCCTCCTCTATCTCGACCAAAGAGGTCAGTGAACAAAGATGATATGGAGTACTCTGTGATACTGAAATTGCGAGGTCTCCCATACAGTGTTAGAAAAACAGATATTGGCAGGTTTTTCGGTGAGGAATTTAATGTTAAACCTGACAAGGTACACATTGCATACCGCTCTGATGGAAAAGCTACTGGAGAGGCTTATGTGGAATTCGCCTCTACTGAAGAAGCCAAGAAAGCTATGTGCAAGGACAATATGAAGATTGGATCTAGGTATATTGAACTATTTCCTTCTCATCCAGATGAAGCTAGACGAGCCGAGTCAAGGTCACAACACTGA
- the LOC101264406 gene encoding uncharacterized protein isoform X2, with amino-acid sequence MQVDYALQRDRQNMGRRYVEVFSCKKEEYYQAVAAEVKEGGKDNEYRSPPLSRPKRSVNKDDMEYSVILKLRGLPYSVRKTDIGRFFGEEFNVKPDKVHIAYRSDGKATGEAYVEFASTEEAKKAMCKDNMKIGSRYIELFPSHPDEARRAESRSQH; translated from the coding sequence ATGCAAGTTGATTATGCTCTTCAAAGGGACAGACAGAACATGGGGAGGAGATATGTGGAAGTTTTCAGCTGTAAGAAAGAAGAGTATTACCAAGCTGTAGCTGCTGAGGTGAAGGAAGGAGGTAAGGATAATGAATATCGTTCCCCTCCTCTATCTCGACCAAAGAGGTCAGTGAACAAAGATGATATGGAGTACTCTGTGATACTGAAATTGCGAGGTCTCCCATACAGTGTTAGAAAAACAGATATTGGCAGGTTTTTCGGTGAGGAATTTAATGTTAAACCTGACAAGGTACACATTGCATACCGCTCTGATGGAAAAGCTACTGGAGAGGCTTATGTGGAATTCGCCTCTACTGAAGAAGCCAAGAAAGCTATGTGCAAGGACAATATGAAGATTGGATCTAGGTATATTGAACTATTTCCTTCTCATCCAGATGAAGCTAGACGAGCCGAGTCAAGGTCACAACACTGA